One region of Candidatus Acidiferrales bacterium genomic DNA includes:
- the pstC gene encoding phosphate ABC transporter permease subunit PstC — translation MSESDVVSGIEIRPMSERPKSVGRSWHLPADFFFHKAAVFAAFLVAGVLFATIIAIAFDSRTSIHAFGIWKFLKSSEWNPVTQTFGAFPFIIGTLVSSAIAMVLGVPISFGVAVFIAEIAPVWIKRPVAAAIELLAAIPSIVYGLWGLLIFAPVFARAEPWINDKLGAIPGIGLLFQGPPMGIGMLTAGIVLAIMVLPYMSSIMRDVFLVVPSSLRESAYAMGATTWEVAWNIILPYTRTAVIGGIFLGLGRALGETMAVTFVIGNSNTLSSSFLMPGATIPSVLANEFTEATTKLYVSSLIYLGLILIAVTLIVRFLAVLLIRRLGRREGAAA, via the coding sequence ATGAGTGAATCGGACGTTGTGTCGGGAATCGAAATACGGCCGATGTCCGAGCGGCCAAAATCTGTCGGCAGGTCGTGGCACCTGCCGGCAGATTTTTTCTTCCACAAAGCGGCTGTGTTTGCGGCTTTCCTCGTTGCGGGCGTCCTCTTCGCTACCATCATTGCCATCGCTTTTGACAGCCGTACGTCAATCCATGCATTTGGCATTTGGAAATTTCTAAAGTCGAGCGAGTGGAATCCCGTCACTCAAACTTTTGGGGCCTTTCCATTCATCATCGGCACTCTGGTCAGCTCTGCAATCGCAATGGTCCTCGGCGTGCCCATCAGTTTCGGGGTCGCGGTCTTCATTGCAGAGATTGCTCCCGTCTGGATCAAGAGGCCCGTAGCCGCAGCAATCGAGCTGTTGGCTGCCATTCCGAGTATCGTCTATGGTCTGTGGGGACTTTTGATCTTCGCACCGGTATTCGCCAGGGCCGAGCCCTGGATCAACGATAAACTGGGAGCAATCCCGGGGATTGGACTTTTGTTTCAAGGGCCGCCAATGGGGATTGGCATGTTGACTGCCGGAATCGTCTTGGCGATTATGGTTCTGCCGTACATGTCCTCGATCATGCGTGACGTGTTTTTGGTGGTTCCTTCATCGCTGCGCGAATCTGCCTACGCAATGGGAGCCACTACGTGGGAAGTCGCTTGGAATATTATCTTGCCTTATACGCGAACCGCAGTCATCGGCGGCATCTTTTTGGGCCTGGGACGTGCGTTGGGTGAAACCATGGCCGTCACCTTTGTGATCGGCAATAGCAACACGCTTTCATCCAGTTTTCTGATGCCGGGAGCAACTATCCCATCCGTCCTTGCCAATGAATTCACCGAAGCCACGACCAAGCTCTATGTGTCGTCGCTGATTTATTTGGGCTTGATCCTGATTGCTGTCACGCTGATTGTTCGCTTTCTTGCTGTGCTGCTCATTCGCCGTCTCGGTCGGCGCGAGGGGGCTGCGGCGTGA